The Desulfatirhabdium butyrativorans DSM 18734 region TGATCTATCTCTATCGAAAGATCCCGTTGTTTAAGCCCTCGTGGTTTCAAGAAATCAATGAATTTAGGGAGTGGAATTTCGCGACGCCCTTGCTGAATGAAATTGTCGATAGCTTCCTTAGTAAACTGCCAACCACAAAGCCAGCACCGGGGTGAACTGCCAGCGAGTTCGATAAGAGAAATCTTTTCAGATCGAGAAACTGGTTGGCGCTGCCGTTTGGCTTGAAATGCTAAAACACGCTGTTGCAGGATGCGAGCAACGGTTGACGCGATTCGCTTCTTCTCCGGCTTCGTAAATGTATGGAATCGTTGATCAACAACAGTAAGGACGTCACGAAAAAGAAAAGCATAGGAAACGTCATTACCCGCGTATCGGCGTGGATCTGCAAGACTCTCGATGAACCATATTGCCCATTGTTCGTTGATATCGGCCCGAAGCAGTGACCTTCGCCGGCCAAGGACATTTTCTGGAACCTGTAGTGCAGCAAGCCCCGAGAGTGTAGCATTATTCCATGTGCCAGCAAGGTTATGGAGGGCCTGAGTAATGAAGCTAACTTCGTCCGTCACTTATCTCCTCCCAAATCCCTAACCACTGCGTCCTTGCCGATACAGGCGCTTATCTGGTAATGGTCCGCCAGCCTGTCTGTGTTCTGTCCAAAGTGCTGCCCACTGATTCTTGATTCCTGATTGGTCTTTTTTAACGCCGTACTTCCATAGTTCCCAGTCCTTGTCAAAGTAGTTCACGTTGACTTCCACAAGCCACTCGTCGACGAGCAAGCGAACAGCATCTGCATTTTTGATCTCTTTCTTCGCTACAAACATGAACTTAAAGAAATCAGCGGTAAGGATAGTCAAGCTAACTTTATTGAAGAGATTACTATGCCGCGGACTTCCCCAATAGTTCCAACGATCAGGATTATCTGTACTGGCAAGCCTGTCGCGAACAGAATTCCAAAACTCTATGAAGACAGAACGCCATGGACCATTTATGGATTTCCAATATTCGAATGCGGAGCTGAATCCGTTCGAGGCATAGTCAGAAACGATAGGACTCGATTCCAGGCATTTGTTTCTCCACGAAGCAGCATAGTCGGGTCGTTCCGAGAATAACTTTCCTCCCTGCAAATCTCTGAAGATTGATATAAGTGCGGAAAAGACATTCCACTGTAGCAAGTCTTTGGCGTCTCCAGTGAGACCACGCTCAACAAGATTCGAAAACGGGCTAGATTGGTGACGTGCTAAAAAGGTGATCGCCTGGGACTCTTCAACCTGAATCCCTGCATTCTTGAGTCTAGAGGCTACTGTCTCCATCTCGTCTTTTGACAATGTTGTTGAGACGATTGTGCCAAGCAGAGCGCGGCCAATCGGTGTAGCCTTTTGGTTGACGACAACAAACTGGAATACTTGCTCCGCTGGATCACTAGACATAAGTAACGAAATCGGTAGCCGACGTGCATAACGCATGATAATGTCCGTCTCGACTACCTCTGGTGCTTCCCCATCAGCAATACGTTGTTCAATCTCAAGCTGTGCGGATTCCTCGTTGAGCTTTGCCTTAGCCGCTTGGAGAGCTCCTAAAAGACGGTGTTGACCATCCACCAAGACGACAGGGCGTAAGTAGGATAATAATGCATCGCGCGTAAATCCAAGAAATTCATCTTCCTCGACGGGTTCTCCGATAAGCTTCAGCAGTTCATGACGAGCAGCAATTTCTTGCCAAAAGTCTAAAATGTGGGACTCCTCAAAAAGAGCCACCGATGCATCACCATTATCATCAGGTTCTAAGCTCACCCCCTGATCTTCCTGCAGATCTTCTTCGCCTTCGCTTCTATTTGAAAAATGCCCGATTTCTGCGGCACGAATTTTCAATGCCGCGATAAGATCTTCCCTTGGTGCCTTGCCTTTTAAGTCTTCGACACGATTCTCGATATACTCACGTACCCGCCCGAAAATCTCCATCAGCGGAACTGATGAGAAATCTGTTAAGTCGATAATGATCTCCCCCACAAGAACGTCAGCTACTTCTGCCTCATTGCTGGGTTCAAAACGAACTGAAGAGAGCGGAATGTCCCGTATTGCGCATAGTAGTGGATTTTGGATGATATTGTCGTCGTTCAAGTAGAAGTCGCATAGGCTTTTGATGCGGATAGCGTTTTCCTCACGTTGAAAGCCGGCGGTCTCCTCGCCCGATCCAAGCCGCTTCTTTTGAGGAATGCCAGCCCACTCAATGATCTCTGTAGAAGGAGCTGCAAACAGAGTTAACATCTTTCCAGAATCGGTCTGTTTAATCTGAATCGCTCTGTATCGAAAATACATAATCCTTATCCCTTTTTGAACAGAGTTTGATGATAATCAGTGATCCTGCCAAAGATGATCCAATGAAACAATAGAAGATAAGTTTTATTAACCTACCAAGTACCCACTTTCCATTAATAACTTGCAAACTAAATCAAAAGCTCCAAATCTGGACGCCCGACATTTTCTCCGCGCTGGCTTTCAATAAAGGCAAGTAAACCATCCAAATCCACTGGACGATCAGAAAAGAAGTTCTTTAAGATGCTCAACCCGCCATTTACATACTCCTGGAAAACATTGATTCTATCATCCTCCGCATCTGAAGAGCCGCACAGACACTCAGTTCCGCAGGATTCCACCAACGAAATAAGGTAAAGAATGCCAGGCCATGTCGGACAGTTGCCGAAAGTACTCTGATCTATTCCTTTGCCCGAATCGACTGAGTTTAGAGGTTCACGTTTTCCGTTTTTTATCCCTACTTGAGATGCAAACAACAGCAGCCTCCAAATCTCTTTAAAAACACCGAGCTGCTCAGACATTAAGGATTTGATAATGTCTTCCTTGTCCAAAGCCCTCTGAATTCTCTTCATGCCTGTTCCCGCCTTTTTCATTTGAACCACCCTTTTCAGATGCTGCCAAACAGTAGATATCGTCCACCGGCATTTCAAAAAGAATCACCTCGGGGGAATCGACCCGTTCCACACCTCCAATGTGCCTGCGAATCGTCGTCCGTAGGACGCCCCCCCTCTGGAGTGGGAGTGTTAAGCACGTAAAGCTGCAAGCACAATATCTCAGAATAGATCTCTTCGATACATGTTGTTGTAGACCTGGCAAGTGATCGAAGGGTTTGCTGAACGGCTTATGCGAAGGTAGCGTTCTCGCTCATAGCTTTCTTATCTCTGTAAACTCATCTACTTCTGACGGAAAATATTGCTGGATTGCTTGCCCATCGATGAGGAGTTCCGGATTGGCTCGCTCTGGTATTGTCGGACCATGATAGGTCAAATAATACTGTTTTCCTACACGCCCGGATTCATGGAGGGCACTTTCCACCTGTCCCTTGTACTGTTCAGGGCTGACGAATAAAAGGATCTGAGGTGCCAATTCAGGTATATAGCGGGCCACCCCTTTACGGAATATACTTAGGGAGCCAAAAGGGGAGTCGATGACAACCGGATAAGCGGAACCCTCAAGCCCCTTCAAGATGGTTGGGATCTCTGAACGCCGCTTGGCAAGAGCTACCAAGCTAGCAATAAAAACCAGAGAGGTGACTGTCCGTTGGCCGGTACTCAATGCGGCATCGATCTCGGCAGGATTATCATCATCCTCACCAGAAGAAACTCGCTTGCGGATCCTCAATGTGTAGTTTTCCGTAAGCTCGGCCCAGTAGTCCCGGTCGATAATTTTTCGGAAGTGACTATCAATCTCGGTGTTAAGAATTGGACGCAGGTCCCTTGTTTCTGCTTCAAGTATTTCTTCAAGGATCTTTGTACAATCTTCCAATGCATCAACACGGCGTTGTGCACGGGCTGCAGCTTCCTCTTTGTCCTTTATCTGACGAATCTGTTCTTCTAAAGATCTCTTTTCTTCATACACAGTTTCAATCTGGCTCTCTATGCGGCCCAATTCGGCATTTTTTGCATCGCGATCAAGCTGCAGCTCTTTTCTTTTTTCCTCTAGTTGCTGTACTTCCTCATCCTTTTTCGTGCCAAGGAGTTGGTGAATCTCCTCGATCTCTTCTTCCTTATTCCGGATTTCACGGGCAAGATCCAGTCGCTCAGTATTTAGTTGGCGGAGCTGCTCTTGAGTCTGCCGGGCAACCCCCTCCATAAGGCCGATTGCATGGTCCAAGGCACCAACGGCATTATTGAAGTTCTGATCACCGGCGATAGTCAAGAGCCTTTCTACGGCAGCCCGCTCCGGTGTTCCCTCATCCAGACAGCGAGTACAAATGCAGTTGCCGCTTTCAAGGAGCTCCTGCAGAAAAGTGTTTAGGACACGGGCTGGTATCTTTCCCTCGCTGCGCAGCTGCGCCACAAGCTCACGGCCGCGGTTAATTAGCCCAGCGCTAAAGACGGTGTACCCATCCTCTGATATGAGCTTTCCCAAGCGACGAGTGACATCCACACGACGTTCAGTTAGCTCATCCCGTTCAGCTACAAGCCGAACCCGTTTGGATTGCAGCTCCCGGGCCTGACGATTTGCAGCAAGTTTATTGTCAACACTCTCGATTTCTGCAGCAATGGCCTTTAGATTCGCGAGGACTTGTTTACGACTCTCCTCTCGTTCGTTAATCTTGGCTTCCACCCGATTAAGGTTTTCAATGAGCTCTCGTTTCTCATCAGTTGTAGCATCTTTGAGCTCGCTGCGGAGTTTTCCCCTGACACTCTGGTGGCAAAGATCATCAATAGTAGTGCGGAGCAGCTTAAGGCCCAGCATCTGATGGATGGCGTCGGTAACCTTATCTCGGTTAGTTTCCATGGCAAGATAATTGATTCGTTCGCCGTTGAAAAACAAAAAGTTTTTTATTCCATCCGGAATGATAGTTTCGATGACCTGCTGCGGTCGTTCGGATTTGTAGGTTTGCCCGTCTTTCATGACTTCCAGAGTGAGATCGGTTTTCTTAGGGTTCAGGTTTTGCTGAGCCAGAGTAAGCCGTCGAGTCAGGATGTATCGGGCCGTATCGTGCCGAAAGGACACTTGCACTGAGGCAGATAGGGAGTCAGGATCCGTAGCTCGATGTGCCAACCCTTCGTGAATAATCCGGTCGGGCTTTTCAAAGTCATCCGGGTTACCATCGGTTCCCATAAGCCCATCCCTGCCATAGAACCCCCAGAGCAAGGCCTTCAGCAAAGTGGTCTTACCGAACCCGTTTTCTGCAAGCACTATTGTGACATTTCGTTCCCGGATATCTGAGAAGACAATCTCCTGGCGCCCTTTGAATTGACGAAAATTATCAAGGACAAGGCGTTCGAGAATCATTTTATCACCCGCTTTATGTGATCGTAGATTTTTTGATGGATCTCAGGCCGACGTTTGAGGTGCATCAAAGCTCGTTCATCTTTCAGGATATCCCGAATGAGGATCTGATACTCAGGCTTCGCATTCTTAAAGATTTCCTTCGCTCCGGTGAGATTTTGTGTGCTCGTATCCGATGGATCGGTCATGATTATTTCTCCTTACATTCAGAAACAAACCCTCGATTGTGAAGAATGATATAGCGTTCTCAAACTCACTCCGATAGAAGATTGTAGTCCAAACGAAGCTCGTGAAGAGAATGCAACGCCTCAGGCCCATTCTCCGCCATTCGACAGAACTCGACGATTCTTCTCAACTCCCGCTGGAAGAATGATCGTTCCATGTTGAATCCATCGTCGTCAAGCCTTCCACCAAGGTCGGGCGGTTGGACAACGAAATCGTAGATAACCGCCTGGTTCTTACCAGGAGCATTCCGCAGTAGACGTCCTCGACGTTGCACAAACTGGCGTGGATTGGTGGAACTGGCCAGCAAAAAGCCCATTCGTAAATCAGGCAAATCTATCCCTTCATCGAGACAGCGGATGGCCACAACGCCGTCCAGAAAACCACTGCTGAGATCCCTCAAGATTTCCTCACGCACTTGAGATGTCTCACGATAGGTGAAATTCCGTACGCGTAGTCCATGCTTTTCTCCCAAGAGGTGAGCTACGGCTTGAATCTGTTTGACCTCATCATCACTGATGGTATCTGTGGTTCTGCCGTCTCCACAGTAAAAGATTGCTTTGCGCGGCGGTTCTCCTATCGATTCGAGCACTCTATCAAGCGCCTCCAGCTTATTGACCGCCCCGGCAAGCAAGCGAGCTCTTTTGATAAGCAACCGTAGTGCCGTTTGCTCCATTTCATCATCAATTTCATTTCCATGAAAGAAGCGAGCGAGTTGAATGGTTATTTCCTCATAAGCATCTGCTTCATCATTAGTTAGCTTAACCAATATAGGAAAATATCGATAACGGCAAAGACGTCCTTCAGCGATAGCCTGTGAGAGCGAATACTCATAAACGACACCACCAAAATATCTAAGTACAGCTGAGGTTCCCACCGGATCATAATGACGTTCAGGTGTAGCTGATAAACCAAGTCGCAAAGGAACACCTTCCGGAAGAGCTTCCTTGATACGCTTTGCTCCCAAATTATGGACTTCATCAGCAATCAGGAGGTGATGAACTGCACCTGAAACCACATGTGGATGCAACCGTGACTGGAATCCCTCACTCAGAAAGGTTGAATTAGTGGCGACAATGGCATGCGCTTGAGAAAGCCCAAGAGTTAGTCTCTGATACCCTTCCTCAAACTCTGTTTGCCAATTTCGTGACCCTTCAAAACAGCCAATGGCACGCAGGCCAAATGCCGCCATTTCTCTTATCCATTGGCGACAGAGATTGATATAGGGACAAATAACAATGAGAGCAAACGGTTTGTTCTTCTCCGCCACCTTGCTTGCTAGTGTCAACGCAGTGGGAGTCTTCCCTGACCCGGTCGCCATCGAAAAAATGCCTTTTCCTCCGGCCTTACACCATGCACGGATGGCATCTACCTGATAAGGTCGCAACGAAAATCCATACTGAGGGCAAAATTCTCTCTCCGGAAGAGCTTCGCTAACCTTGTTTGCTGATAAACCACTTGGAGGCCGATCTGCATAACGATAGCGCTCCAACAATTCCCTACCAATCTCACTGAATTCAATTACTTGTAAGCCTGTCGTCGCATTATTCCAAAGTGCCTCAAAGTTATCTATCTCTTCCTGAACCCGGCCTTCAGAATCTTTCCACGAACAGAACACCTTGATGCTCTCAAAATTTTCTACCAAACCGCCGGCAGTTTCATTAGAGGAACCCGCAAATGCAACACAATTCCCATATGCATCAGAAAATATGCCGATTTTTTCATGGAAAATGCCTCTGGAAAATCCACCATCTTTATTTTTCCGAAGAGCCAATTTGATTTCCAGTAGACCGCTAACTGCAAGCCACGCAAGCGCATTGAGTCGATCATTGATCAAAGCATCTTCAATTTCTGTAAGGGATCGAGCAACAATAGAACGCAACACATCTTCGGGATAATCATGAGCAGCTTGTAGTGCCTTGGCATCGTCCGGTTCCAAATATGGCGAGACAA contains the following coding sequences:
- a CDS encoding DNA phosphorothioation system restriction enzyme produces the protein MYLKDLPLRISYRTGRDDMVKDFYVPCMESSMLYRRAAGYFTSAGLALAARGVASLAFKGGKMRLVVSPYLEPDDAKALQAAHDYPEDVLRSIVARSLTEIEDALINDRLNALAWLAVSGLLEIKLALRKNKDGGFSRGIFHEKIGIFSDAYGNCVAFAGSSNETAGGLVENFESIKVFCSWKDSEGRVQEEIDNFEALWNNATTGLQVIEFSEIGRELLERYRYADRPPSGLSANKVSEALPEREFCPQYGFSLRPYQVDAIRAWCKAGGKGIFSMATGSGKTPTALTLASKVAEKNKPFALIVICPYINLCRQWIREMAAFGLRAIGCFEGSRNWQTEFEEGYQRLTLGLSQAHAIVATNSTFLSEGFQSRLHPHVVSGAVHHLLIADEVHNLGAKRIKEALPEGVPLRLGLSATPERHYDPVGTSAVLRYFGGVVYEYSLSQAIAEGRLCRYRYFPILVKLTNDEADAYEEITIQLARFFHGNEIDDEMEQTALRLLIKRARLLAGAVNKLEALDRVLESIGEPPRKAIFYCGDGRTTDTISDDEVKQIQAVAHLLGEKHGLRVRNFTYRETSQVREEILRDLSSGFLDGVVAIRCLDEGIDLPDLRMGFLLASSTNPRQFVQRRGRLLRNAPGKNQAVIYDFVVQPPDLGGRLDDDGFNMERSFFQRELRRIVEFCRMAENGPEALHSLHELRLDYNLLSE
- a CDS encoding DNA phosphorothioation-associated protein 4, whose product is MKKAGTGMKRIQRALDKEDIIKSLMSEQLGVFKEIWRLLLFASQVGIKNGKREPLNSVDSGKGIDQSTFGNCPTWPGILYLISLVESCGTECLCGSSDAEDDRINVFQEYVNGGLSILKNFFSDRPVDLDGLLAFIESQRGENVGRPDLELLI
- a CDS encoding AAA family ATPase, whose translation is MILERLVLDNFRQFKGRQEIVFSDIRERNVTIVLAENGFGKTTLLKALLWGFYGRDGLMGTDGNPDDFEKPDRIIHEGLAHRATDPDSLSASVQVSFRHDTARYILTRRLTLAQQNLNPKKTDLTLEVMKDGQTYKSERPQQVIETIIPDGIKNFLFFNGERINYLAMETNRDKVTDAIHQMLGLKLLRTTIDDLCHQSVRGKLRSELKDATTDEKRELIENLNRVEAKINEREESRKQVLANLKAIAAEIESVDNKLAANRQARELQSKRVRLVAERDELTERRVDVTRRLGKLISEDGYTVFSAGLINRGRELVAQLRSEGKIPARVLNTFLQELLESGNCICTRCLDEGTPERAAVERLLTIAGDQNFNNAVGALDHAIGLMEGVARQTQEQLRQLNTERLDLAREIRNKEEEIEEIHQLLGTKKDEEVQQLEEKRKELQLDRDAKNAELGRIESQIETVYEEKRSLEEQIRQIKDKEEAAARAQRRVDALEDCTKILEEILEAETRDLRPILNTEIDSHFRKIIDRDYWAELTENYTLRIRKRVSSGEDDDNPAEIDAALSTGQRTVTSLVFIASLVALAKRRSEIPTILKGLEGSAYPVVIDSPFGSLSIFRKGVARYIPELAPQILLFVSPEQYKGQVESALHESGRVGKQYYLTYHGPTIPERANPELLIDGQAIQQYFPSEVDEFTEIRKL
- a CDS encoding HNH endonuclease, yielding MTDEVSFITQALHNLAGTWNNATLSGLAALQVPENVLGRRRSLLRADINEQWAIWFIESLADPRRYAGNDVSYAFLFRDVLTVVDQRFHTFTKPEKKRIASTVARILQQRVLAFQAKRQRQPVSRSEKISLIELAGSSPRCWLCGWQFTKEAIDNFIQQGRREIPLPKFIDFLKPRGLKQRDLSIEIDHVVAHVHGGENEGNLRLACGWCNRYKSALTSIYDVEGRPRQVKPNNLGINSLPQPFWIVRLLATERVCEHPEGCDCSADDSEMTIAPICNGGALNPSNLRVTCYSHDNLGSIRFQPSRVVRQLWGLSD